One genomic segment of Sminthopsis crassicaudata isolate SCR6 chromosome 2, ASM4859323v1, whole genome shotgun sequence includes these proteins:
- the UBE2B gene encoding ubiquitin-conjugating enzyme E2 B produces MSTPARRRLMRDFKRLQEDPPVGVSGAPSENNIMQWNAVIFGPEGTPFEDGTFKLVIEFSEEYPNKPPTVRFLSKMFHPNVYADGSICLDILQNRWSPTYDVSSILTSIQSLLDEPNPNSPANSQAAQLYQENKREYEKRVSAIVEQSWNDS; encoded by the exons ATGTCGACCCCGGCCAGAAGGAGGCTCATGCGGGACTTCAAGCG ATTGCAAGAAGACCCACCTGTGGGTGTCAGCGGTGCGCCATCTGAAAACAACATCATGCAGTGGAATGCAGTTATATTTGG gcCAGAAGGCACACCCTTTGAGGATG GTACCTTTAAACTAGTAATAGAATTCTCAGAAGAGTATCCGAATAAACCTCCCACTGTTAGGTTCTTATCAAAGATGTTTCATCCAAATG TCTATGCCGATGGTAGCATATGTTTAGATATCCTCCAGAATCGTTGGAGTCCAACGTATGATGTGTCCTCTATTTTAACATCAATTCAG TCTCTTCTGGATGAACCTAATCCCAACAGTCCTGCCAATAGCCAGGCAGCGCAGCTTTATCAGGAAAACAAACGAGAATATGAGAAAAGAGTTTCAGCTATTGTTGAACAAAGCTGGAATGATTCATAA